One window of the Ignavibacteriota bacterium genome contains the following:
- the lpdA gene encoding dihydrolipoyl dehydrogenase, with amino-acid sequence MAQSFDVVVVGGGPGGYVAAIRAAQLGFKTACIEAKHLGGICLNWGCIPTKSLLRNAEVWETIRHAEEYGITVENARFDFSKIIQRSRGIADRMSKGVAFLFKKYNVTHIAGRGILAAAGRLTVSDAEGTVIDEITAPHIILATGARPRSIPGVAFDGKRVISYFEAMSLTERPERLIVLGAGAIGVEFAYFYNTLGSQVTIVEMLPNILPIEDEDVSKELERSFRKRKIAIKTKTRVEGIETTGEGVRVRVSNDSGEEVLEGDIALMSIGIQGNIENIGLEQNGIVVEKGYIKVDEYYRTNVPGVYAIGDVVGPPWLAHVASAEGITCVEAIAGKHPVPVNYANIPGCTYCQPQVASVGLTEKKARELGYELRVGKFPFTASGKAVAAGHTEGFVKMVFDAKHGELLGTHIIGSEATELIAEAALGRALETTEHELIKTVHAHPTLSEALMEASAVAYGESVNF; translated from the coding sequence ATGGCCCAGTCATTTGACGTCGTTGTTGTCGGCGGTGGTCCCGGCGGATATGTCGCGGCGATTCGTGCTGCACAACTCGGATTTAAAACCGCGTGTATCGAGGCAAAACACCTCGGAGGCATTTGTCTGAACTGGGGCTGCATTCCGACAAAATCCCTTCTCCGTAATGCAGAGGTCTGGGAAACCATCCGTCACGCCGAAGAGTACGGCATCACGGTCGAGAACGCGCGCTTCGATTTTTCGAAGATCATACAGCGCAGCCGGGGCATCGCCGACAGAATGTCGAAGGGCGTGGCATTCCTTTTCAAGAAATACAATGTGACACACATTGCCGGGCGAGGGATCCTCGCGGCAGCCGGGCGCCTCACGGTGAGTGATGCGGAGGGAACCGTGATCGACGAGATCACCGCGCCGCATATCATCCTCGCGACAGGCGCGCGTCCGCGCAGCATCCCGGGTGTGGCGTTCGATGGGAAGCGGGTGATTTCGTACTTCGAGGCCATGTCGCTGACAGAGCGTCCGGAGCGCCTCATCGTGCTCGGCGCGGGCGCCATCGGAGTCGAGTTCGCATATTTCTACAACACGCTCGGCAGCCAGGTGACCATCGTCGAAATGCTGCCGAACATTCTCCCGATCGAGGATGAGGACGTGTCGAAGGAACTCGAACGCAGCTTCCGCAAAAGAAAAATCGCGATCAAAACGAAGACCCGCGTGGAAGGGATCGAAACCACCGGCGAGGGTGTGCGCGTCCGCGTCTCGAACGACAGCGGCGAGGAAGTGCTCGAGGGCGACATTGCTCTTATGTCGATCGGCATCCAGGGCAATATCGAAAACATCGGGCTCGAGCAGAACGGCATCGTGGTCGAGAAGGGCTACATCAAGGTCGACGAGTATTATCGCACCAATGTGCCGGGCGTGTACGCAATCGGCGACGTTGTCGGACCGCCCTGGCTTGCACATGTGGCATCGGCCGAAGGCATCACCTGCGTTGAGGCGATTGCAGGCAAACACCCGGTCCCCGTCAATTACGCGAACATACCCGGATGCACATACTGCCAGCCGCAGGTTGCCAGCGTGGGATTGACCGAGAAAAAGGCGCGCGAGCTCGGATACGAATTACGCGTCGGAAAATTCCCCTTCACTGCGTCGGGAAAGGCCGTCGCTGCGGGGCATACGGAGGGTTTTGTCAAGATGGTGTTCGACGCCAAACATGGCGAATTGCTCGGCACGCATATCATCGGCTCGGAAGCGACCGAACTGATCGCCGAAGCGGCGCTTGGGCGCGCGCTGGAGACGACGGAACACGAATTGATCAAAACCGTGCACGCGCATCCCACGCTGTCGGAAGCGCTGATGGAAGCGTCCGCGGTTGCGTACGGCGAGTCCGTCAACTTCTGA
- a CDS encoding BtpA/SgcQ family protein: MTRFPYRLIGMVHLLPLPGSPRAAASRDEILARALIDAQVLEEAGFDALLVENYGDVPFRKERVEAHVIADMTRIALELRRACSLPLGVQVLRNDAAAGLGIAAATGAAFIRVNVHAGSMLTDQGLIEGRADETLRARRMLDVDVRIFADVLVKHAVPPAPVSIADAARDAVVRGCADAVIVSGRGTGEPTDPIDVDVVRSAVSAPVLIGSGVSEANIGSLLAKADGVIVGTSVKEQGVTTNPVDADRARALVRAARG; the protein is encoded by the coding sequence ATGACCCGATTCCCGTACCGGCTCATCGGCATGGTGCACCTTCTGCCCCTGCCCGGCTCACCGCGTGCCGCCGCCTCACGCGATGAGATCCTCGCACGTGCGCTCATCGACGCCCAGGTACTGGAGGAGGCCGGCTTCGACGCACTCCTCGTCGAGAATTACGGGGACGTGCCTTTTCGAAAGGAACGCGTCGAGGCGCATGTGATAGCCGACATGACCCGCATCGCTCTCGAACTGCGGCGCGCCTGCTCGCTTCCGCTGGGAGTGCAGGTACTGCGCAATGATGCCGCCGCAGGACTGGGGATCGCCGCGGCGACTGGCGCTGCGTTTATTCGCGTCAACGTGCATGCGGGATCGATGCTGACGGATCAGGGACTGATAGAAGGTCGAGCTGATGAAACGCTTCGCGCGCGGAGAATGCTCGATGTGGACGTGCGGATCTTCGCGGACGTGCTTGTGAAACATGCCGTGCCGCCCGCGCCTGTCTCGATTGCGGATGCAGCGCGCGACGCCGTTGTGCGCGGCTGCGCCGATGCGGTCATTGTGTCGGGACGAGGCACGGGCGAACCCACCGATCCGATCGACGTCGACGTTGTGCGCTCGGCCGTCAGCGCTCCGGTGCTGATCGGGAGCGGTGTGTCGGAGGCAAACATTGGCTCATTGCTCGCCAAAGCCGATGGCGTCATCGTCGGCACCTCGGTGAAAGAGCAGGGTGTTACCACCAATCCCGTTGACGCTGATCGCGCGCGCGCACTTGTTCGTGCGGCACGCGGCTAA
- a CDS encoding OmpA family protein: MPSTSLEQITHRVRRFVIILCLTMVFVCRPHDAAAQQYQEGRWRLAIDGGISMPGDDFTREQSDYLISPFGGAGIEYFLTDNIGVRADLLGGFLQNKAGDLILKKYYKLTFNSIDYTTMLFVLTAGPSVVTPSLFGIHGVLSFRGGLMYHSTNINFDQRSESSSAVELAFGPALAIEYPLTETLTLGAQYSAMFTTTDHLDGVHFEGSNRDGMSLFTVGVRWTLNAPDLSEKTRPRGESPEFPAPPKTAPGGPPVIAGQRGGDSRSGDDRNGDGSAGNNRGNGQTDGRTTADPDRETGSVEGRDAETARDGNTQTGETASEAAPLPAPRREPVVSPTIAVSDFEGIPGLKRDAESVELVLQKKKSEDINVDVRFELLRDGLTIAQSTRRMTLREPSQKFTAREFLDFAGMSGGDVSTERLPTGEYEMRIGVRPDGSTEEEMLSMRFAHVDYESLFGSDAERVRYLVQTGRSGVSIQPNNEVMFNTFGRDFARVETAGAVDPSAEETASSSGVIREALALAPSGSTSGEKQAFLSALLRESFNKSLVILNAAAKAPGTPERLSTVLGEVYFPFDGAQLTEEGKILLDNVAQLLQQHPELNAEIRGFADEIGDDAYNVLLSQRRADRVYEYLNRKQIPDTRIHSHGVGRTRSGAKASGEQRQRERKVQIVLGEGMP, encoded by the coding sequence ATGCCATCCACATCGCTGGAACAGATCACACATCGGGTGAGACGTTTCGTTATCATCCTGTGTCTGACTATGGTGTTTGTCTGCAGACCGCACGATGCGGCCGCGCAGCAGTACCAGGAAGGCCGTTGGCGGCTGGCGATCGACGGAGGCATCTCGATGCCCGGCGATGATTTTACGCGCGAACAAAGCGACTACCTTATCAGTCCGTTCGGGGGTGCCGGCATCGAGTATTTCCTGACCGACAACATCGGTGTGCGCGCCGATCTTCTCGGGGGATTTCTGCAGAACAAAGCCGGGGATCTCATACTCAAGAAGTACTACAAGCTGACCTTCAACAGCATCGACTACACAACGATGCTCTTCGTTTTAACCGCCGGACCTTCCGTCGTGACGCCCTCATTGTTCGGGATACACGGCGTGCTTTCCTTCCGCGGTGGTCTGATGTATCATTCCACCAACATCAATTTCGACCAGCGTTCCGAATCGAGCAGCGCGGTGGAGCTGGCGTTCGGACCGGCGCTCGCGATCGAGTATCCACTCACGGAGACGCTGACGCTCGGTGCGCAGTATTCCGCGATGTTTACGACCACCGACCATCTCGACGGAGTGCATTTCGAAGGCAGCAACCGCGACGGAATGTCTCTGTTTACAGTTGGTGTACGCTGGACTCTGAACGCGCCCGATCTGTCGGAAAAGACAAGGCCACGCGGAGAATCCCCGGAGTTTCCCGCACCGCCGAAAACAGCGCCGGGCGGTCCACCCGTCATCGCGGGTCAGAGGGGCGGCGACTCGCGAAGTGGGGACGACCGAAACGGGGATGGATCTGCCGGCAACAACCGCGGGAACGGACAAACGGATGGACGGACAACGGCGGACCCGGACCGCGAGACCGGCTCCGTTGAAGGACGTGATGCGGAGACCGCACGTGATGGAAATACACAGACGGGAGAGACCGCTTCTGAAGCTGCGCCGTTGCCCGCCCCCAGACGGGAGCCCGTTGTGTCGCCGACCATTGCGGTAAGCGATTTTGAAGGCATACCGGGTCTTAAGCGTGATGCCGAGTCCGTGGAGCTTGTGCTGCAAAAGAAAAAATCAGAAGACATCAACGTGGATGTGCGCTTCGAGCTGCTCAGAGACGGACTGACCATTGCGCAGAGCACGCGACGCATGACGCTTCGTGAACCTTCTCAAAAATTCACCGCACGGGAATTCCTCGACTTTGCAGGCATGTCCGGCGGCGATGTATCGACGGAACGTCTTCCGACCGGGGAATACGAAATGCGGATCGGTGTGCGTCCCGACGGGAGCACCGAGGAAGAAATGCTCTCGATGCGTTTTGCACACGTGGACTACGAATCACTTTTCGGCAGCGACGCCGAGCGGGTGCGCTACCTGGTGCAGACAGGGCGGAGCGGGGTCTCCATTCAGCCGAACAACGAGGTCATGTTCAATACCTTCGGGCGAGATTTCGCACGTGTGGAAACAGCCGGGGCGGTGGACCCGTCAGCCGAGGAGACGGCGTCATCGAGTGGCGTCATCCGCGAAGCACTTGCTCTTGCGCCCTCGGGCAGTACCTCCGGCGAGAAGCAGGCCTTCCTGTCAGCGCTTCTGCGCGAATCATTCAACAAGTCGTTGGTGATACTGAACGCAGCCGCGAAAGCGCCCGGCACACCGGAACGCCTGTCGACCGTTCTGGGAGAAGTGTACTTTCCCTTCGACGGCGCGCAGCTCACCGAAGAGGGGAAGATCCTTCTCGACAATGTCGCGCAATTACTGCAGCAGCACCCCGAGCTGAACGCCGAGATCCGCGGATTTGCGGACGAAATTGGGGACGATGCCTACAACGTGTTGCTTTCGCAGAGACGCGCCGACCGCGTGTACGAGTATTTGAACCGCAAGCAGATTCCGGACACACGCATCCATTCACATGGTGTAGGCCGTACGCGGTCCGGTGCAAAAGCATCGGGCGAACAGCGTCAGCGCGAGCGTAAAGTGCAGATCGTACTTGGCGAGGGCATGCCCTGA
- a CDS encoding VCBS repeat-containing protein: MKHVFRLLAVAAFLLGTAHAQVKFEYYNVENNYMLLNLPTNSIMLARFDATAPVRIQEISAWFVSRSTAGSPADSADLVMFGKEGGFAFPYQLRPLFQPVRVGIPAGIDSLFRFRFSTPIDVGGPGQFFVGIIKRSDNLFVRMDNVTQAINCGNSEGDSSFTNLFAQYNSATSSYGFGAWFQGNKPTNNWYIGAAGEYYNDNPPQYFSDATVETGLNARQSTNPRLSWGDFDGDGRQDLLSGDRLYRNKPDGTFEDVAKAVGFNIGSQVQMFVDVDNDGDLDIVCQPDNFVYLNNAGSFSLQASPGLSRSVNTQAMAFADYNNDGLPDFFVGNGEYMFMKNPTNQQDSAMVEGAAWQGFLYTNKGGTFLDNTANVGGYTKGQYGRNPYNRNQTVEGWRPASCVQWTDYDNDGDMDLFVGNDRLQSNYLFENQGTPFFRSIAQAHGAQGGTKSAYPGLYGNTRGCDFGDVNNDGTMDLLTGETAIPYELMYSDVTSIWRNNAATAFSFTNSQAISKLGYTVYQADVAWADFNNDGLLDFYVTSGEQCFTSSLYRQNQDGSFTDVTYESGTGLEGGFGVAWADFDNDGDLDLGVASEFGLRLYRNELTQKGSWTELRLQASTGNSHAIGARVRVFAGGAVYLREVTAGKGAGSQQPYVLHVGLGTAASIDSIIVRWPGKKNETFKGLAINQILTLSEKPPTSVKNEETVVRTPDLQQNYPNPFSKSRNGSTSIAYNLPSAADIRLELYDMRGSLVKTFVREMQPAGMHFMAWDGKNDRGESVPSGTYQYILRANGTLLTKQLVVLK; encoded by the coding sequence ATGAAGCACGTATTCCGGTTGCTGGCGGTTGCAGCGTTTTTGCTTGGCACAGCACACGCACAAGTGAAGTTCGAGTACTACAATGTTGAGAACAATTACATGTTGCTCAACCTTCCCACCAACTCGATCATGCTCGCGCGCTTCGACGCGACGGCGCCGGTGCGTATTCAGGAGATTTCGGCGTGGTTCGTTTCGCGCTCCACGGCGGGTTCGCCCGCCGATTCGGCCGATCTGGTGATGTTCGGAAAGGAAGGTGGTTTCGCCTTTCCGTATCAGTTGCGTCCGCTGTTTCAGCCGGTCCGCGTGGGTATCCCAGCGGGCATCGATTCCCTGTTCCGGTTCCGCTTCAGCACGCCGATCGATGTCGGTGGTCCGGGCCAGTTCTTTGTGGGCATCATCAAGCGCAGCGACAATCTGTTTGTGCGTATGGACAATGTGACGCAGGCCATCAATTGCGGCAACAGCGAGGGCGATTCGTCCTTCACCAATCTGTTCGCGCAATACAATTCTGCGACGTCGTCCTACGGCTTCGGGGCATGGTTCCAAGGCAACAAGCCGACGAACAATTGGTACATCGGCGCCGCAGGCGAATACTACAATGACAATCCCCCGCAGTATTTCAGCGACGCGACCGTTGAGACGGGTCTCAACGCGCGGCAGAGCACGAATCCGCGTCTCTCCTGGGGCGATTTCGACGGAGACGGCCGCCAGGATCTGTTGAGCGGCGACCGCCTGTATCGTAACAAGCCCGACGGGACATTCGAGGATGTGGCAAAGGCCGTCGGTTTCAACATCGGCAGCCAGGTGCAAATGTTCGTCGACGTCGATAACGACGGGGATCTCGACATCGTGTGCCAGCCCGACAACTTCGTGTATCTCAACAACGCCGGGTCGTTCAGCCTGCAGGCTTCCCCGGGTCTCAGCCGTTCAGTGAACACACAGGCGATGGCATTCGCCGATTACAACAACGACGGGCTTCCCGATTTCTTCGTCGGCAACGGTGAATACATGTTCATGAAGAATCCGACGAATCAGCAGGACTCCGCCATGGTCGAAGGAGCAGCGTGGCAGGGCTTCCTCTACACCAACAAGGGCGGCACGTTCCTCGATAATACCGCGAATGTGGGTGGCTACACCAAGGGCCAGTACGGCAGGAATCCCTACAACCGCAATCAGACCGTGGAGGGCTGGCGTCCCGCGAGCTGCGTGCAGTGGACGGATTACGACAATGACGGAGATATGGATCTTTTTGTCGGAAACGACCGGCTGCAGTCGAACTACCTGTTCGAAAATCAGGGCACGCCGTTTTTCCGTAGCATCGCGCAGGCGCACGGAGCGCAGGGCGGCACCAAGTCGGCCTACCCCGGACTCTACGGCAACACGCGCGGCTGCGACTTCGGCGACGTGAATAACGACGGTACGATGGACCTGCTGACAGGCGAGACCGCGATTCCGTACGAGCTTATGTACAGCGACGTCACTTCGATCTGGCGCAACAACGCCGCCACGGCCTTCAGCTTCACCAACAGTCAGGCAATATCGAAACTCGGGTACACGGTGTACCAGGCCGATGTCGCATGGGCCGACTTCAACAACGACGGCTTGCTCGATTTCTATGTGACATCGGGCGAACAGTGCTTCACATCGTCGCTGTACCGGCAGAATCAGGATGGGAGCTTCACCGACGTGACCTACGAATCGGGTACCGGACTTGAAGGCGGCTTCGGCGTTGCCTGGGCGGACTTCGACAACGACGGCGATCTCGATCTTGGTGTCGCCTCCGAATTCGGCCTTCGACTCTACCGCAACGAATTGACACAGAAAGGCAGTTGGACCGAGCTGCGCCTGCAGGCCAGCACCGGAAACAGTCATGCAATAGGCGCGCGAGTGCGCGTGTTTGCGGGCGGCGCGGTGTATCTGCGCGAGGTGACGGCGGGCAAGGGCGCGGGATCGCAGCAGCCCTACGTCCTTCACGTCGGTCTTGGCACAGCCGCTTCGATCGATTCCATCATCGTCCGCTGGCCGGGTAAAAAGAACGAGACCTTCAAGGGGCTGGCGATCAATCAGATACTCACGCTTTCGGAGAAGCCGCCCACATCTGTCAAAAATGAAGAGACGGTTGTGCGCACACCCGACCTGCAGCAGAATTACCCGAATCCCTTCTCGAAGTCACGCAACGGCTCGACAAGCATCGCGTACAACCTGCCTTCCGCGGCGGACATACGTCTTGAGCTGTACGATATGCGCGGTTCGCTCGTGAAAACGTTTGTTCGCGAGATGCAGCCCGCCGGAATGCACTTCATGGCGTGGGACGGAAAGAACGACAGAGGCGAGTCCGTACCCAGCGGCACGTATCAGTATATCCTCCGTGCCAACGGCACACTCTTGACAAAACAGCTCGTTGTGCTGAAATAG